Genomic segment of Chloroflexota bacterium:
ATCCGCTCACGCCGCCACGGGAGACCCGGCACATCAACCGCCAGGGAGCTTGCTCATGGAGCACGTGTTCGCCCCCGCTCACCGCCCGCACGCAGCTCTGATCCCGGCCGCCTTGCTTGGAATCTTTGCCCTGTACGTGCTTGCCCTCGATCAGGGTTTGCTCCTGAGTCTTGTGCAGGGGAATGTCGCCTTCGACACGAACCTGATCCACGAGTTCGTCCACGACGCGCGGCACGCGGCCGGCTTCCCCTGCCATTAGCCCTGCGTACGCCGGTTCGCGGGTAGGCGGCTTGGCTGAGATCTCGTTTGGAAAACTTCTCATTCGGGCGATTGTCGCTGGGCTGATCGCTGGAGCCGCGGTCGCAACCTATCATTTCTTCGCAACCGAGCCGCTCATCGAACACGCGATCGCCATCGAGGAGGGCATCGCCCCCACGCCGCACGTCGAGGTTGTGAGCCGCGACGTTCAACGGATCGGTCTCTTTGTTGGGTTCCT
This window contains:
- a CDS encoding CbtB-domain containing protein produces the protein MEHVFAPAHRPHAALIPAALLGIFALYVLALDQGLLLSLVQGNVAFDTNLIHEFVHDARHAAGFPCH